A stretch of the Medicago truncatula cultivar Jemalong A17 chromosome 5, MtrunA17r5.0-ANR, whole genome shotgun sequence genome encodes the following:
- the LOC11435345 gene encoding LRR receptor-like serine/threonine-protein kinase ERL1, translated as MGNYILKLCYALFFILLHSASSIHGYFNSTSSTKEVKCKEREKEALLRFKQGHQDDYGMLSTWRDDEKNRDCCKWKGIGCNNLVGVIPCELGNLAKLQYLNLGGNSLSGAIPYQLGNLAQLQFLDLGDNLLDRTIPFKIGELLMLQSLWLHLSNNLLQGHIPDNFGNTMNSLEYLNLSNNELQGEIPTSFENHLSDHIPKCLHNFSVMAAISMSMTMIDNVSHNYHNNITSSRYDYYISLMWKDVEDVFKNPELLLKSIDLSGNNLTREVPKEIGSLFGLVSLSLSRNNLSGEIMYDIGNLKSLEFLDLSRNRFCGEIPNSLAHIDSLSVMDLSHNNLIGEIPIGTQLQSFGAYSYEGNLDLCGKPPEKPAQKMMFHHAPYALGDTRATMDGTKDRDPARVS; from the exons ATGGGAAATTATATTCTCAAACTATGTTAtgctttgtttttcattttgttgCATTCTGCAAGTTCAATCCATGGATATTTCAACTCAACAAGTAGTACTAAAGAAGTAAAATGCAAAGAGAGGGAGAAAGAAGCACTCTTAAGGTTCAAACAAGGCCACCAAGATGATTATGGCATGCTTTCCACATGGAGGGATGATGAGAAAAATAGAGATTGTTGCAAGTGGAAAGGAATTGGTTGCAACAATCTTGTTGGAGTAATCCCTTGTGAACTTGGAAATCTAGCAAAACTACAGTATCTTAACCTTGGAGGAAATTCTCTTTCAGGAGCAATCCCTTATCAACTTGGAAATCTTGCACAACTGCAGTTTCTTGATCTTGGAGACAATTTACTTGATAGAACAATCCCTTTCAAGATTGGGGAGCTTTTGATGTTGCAATCACTATG GCTTCACCTGTCAAATAATTTGTTGCAAGGTCACATTCCAGATAACTTTGGTAACACAATGAACTCTCTTGAATATCTCAACCTTTCTAACAACGAACTGCAAGGCGAGATTCCAACATCCTTCG AAAATCATTTATCAGACCACATTCCAAAATGTTTGCACAACTTCAGTGTTATGGCTGCAATAAGTATGAGCATGACTATGATTGATAATGTAAGTCACAACTATCATAACAATATTACTAGCAGCAGATATGATTACTACATTTCACTCATGTGGAAAGACGTAGAAGACGTGTTCAAGAATCCTGAGTTGCTTCTGAAGAGCATTGATCTGTCGGGAAATAATTTAACCAGAGAAGTACCAAAAGAAATCGGATCTCTATTCGGATTGGTGTCTTTGAGTTTATCAAGGAACAATTTGAGTGGAGAAATAATGTATGACATTGGGAATTTGAAATCACTAGAGTTTCTTGATTTGTCTAGGAATCGTTTCTGCGGTGAAATTCCTAACAGTCTGGCTCATATTGATAGTTTAAGTGTGATGGATTTGTCACACAATAATCTCATTGGTGAAATACCAATTGGAACACAGTTACAAAGCTTTGGTGCATATAGTTATGAAGGAAATCTCGATCTTTGTGGAAAACCACCGGAAAAACCTGCTCAAAAGATGATGTTCCATCATGCCCCTTATGCCCTGGGTGACACACGTGCTACAATGGACGGGACAAAGGATCGCGACCCCGCGAGGGTGAGCTAA
- the LOC120580561 gene encoding uncharacterized protein isoform X2, whose product MELIKAIHVGQCTGKRKLSPLISGPTQPGNDIDIYLAPLIEDLKHMWETGVEVYDEYKKESFILRAMLFGTINDFPAYGNLSGYSVKGKCACPVCEDHTNWIRLEHCQKNVFLGHRRFLNTKHHYRKWKKAFNGESEEDRAPSPLTGDQLYEKVKLLSSKFGKPFSGELVTGGWKKKSIFFELPYWKSLYVRHFLDVMHIEKNVFDSVVGTLLNIPGKSKDGINARLDMQSMGLRNELRPVKKDGKRTFLPPAAHTLSRKEKKIFCKFLHNVKVPEGYSSNIKSLVSMKDLKLKGLKSHDGHVLMGNFLPIAIRSILPENVRWTITKLCFFFKAISSKVIDPEKLPTLQNEIVVTLCELEMYFPPLFLT is encoded by the exons ATGGAATTGATAAAAGCTATACATGTTGGACAATGCACGGGGAAAAGAAAACTAAGTCCGCTAA TTTCTGGGCCCACACAACCAGGAAATGATATAGACATATACTTGGCTCCATTAATTGAAGATTTAAAGCATATGTGGGAGACAGGTGTAGAGGTATATGATGAGTACAAAAAAGAATCCTTCATATTGAGGGCTATGTTATTTGGAACAATTAACGATTTTCCAGCCTATGGGAATCTATCAGGCTATAGTGTCAAAGGAAAGTGTGCATGCCCCGTATGTGAAGATCATACGAATTGGATACGGTTGGAACATTGTCAGAAGAATGTATTTCTTGGGCACCGTAGATTCTTAAATACCAAACATCATTATCGGAAATGGAAAAAAGCATTTAATGGTGAATCAGAAGAAGACAGAGCTCCGTCGCCTTTGACTGGCGATCAATTATACGAAAAAGTCAAGCTTTTGAGCAGTAAATTTGGAAAGCCTTTTTCAGGGGAACTTGTCACTGGTGGATggaaaaaaaagtcaattttctttGAATTGCCATATTGGAAGTCATTGTATGTACGACATTTCCTTGATGTGatgcatattgaaaaaaatgtttttgatagTGTCGTTGGTACATTACTCAATATACCAGGAAAGTCTAAGGATGGCATCAATGCAAGGTTAGACATGCAAAGTATGGGATTAAGGAATGAACTGAGGCCGGTTAAGAAGGATGGGAAGCGTACATTTCTACCTCCAGCAGCTCATACTTTGtcaagaaaagagaaaaagatctTTTGTAAGTTTCTTCACAATGTTAAAGTTCCAGAGGGTTACTCTTCAAACATTAAGAGCTTGGTATCTATGAAGGATCTCAAATTAAAGGGTTTAAAGTCTCACGATGGTCATGTTTTAATGGGGAATTTTCTTCCAATTGCTATACGTTCCATTTTGCCTGAAAATGTGCGATGGACCATAACTAAACTTTGTTTCTTCTTCAAAGCTATTTCTAGCAAAGTTATTGACCCTGAGAAGTTGCCGACACTACAAAATGAAATTGTTGTCACCTTATGTGAGCTTGAGATGTATTTCCCCCCTCTTTTTTTGACATAA
- the LOC120580561 gene encoding uncharacterized protein isoform X1, with the protein MELIKAIHVGQCTGKRKLSPLISGPTQPGNDIDIYLAPLIEDLKHMWETGVEVYDEYKKESFILRAMLFGTINDFPAYGNLSGYSVKGKCACPVCEDHTNWIRLEHCQKNVFLGHRRFLNTKHHYRKWKKAFNGESEEDRAPSPLTGDQLYEKVKLLSSKFGKPFSGELVTGGWKKKSIFFELPYWKSLYVRHFLDVMHIEKNVFDSVVGTLLNIPGKSKDGINARLDMQSMGLRNELRPVKKDGKRTFLPPAAHTLSRKEKKIFCKFLHNVKVPEGYSSNIKSLVSMKDLKLKGLKSHDGHVLMGNFLPIAIRSILPENVRWTITKLCFFFKAISSKVIDPEKLPTLQNEIVVTLCELEMYFPPLFLT; encoded by the exons ATGGAATTGATAAAAGCTATACATGTTGGACAATGCACGGGGAAAAGAAAACTAAGTCCGC TAATTTCTGGGCCCACACAACCAGGAAATGATATAGACATATACTTGGCTCCATTAATTGAAGATTTAAAGCATATGTGGGAGACAGGTGTAGAGGTATATGATGAGTACAAAAAAGAATCCTTCATATTGAGGGCTATGTTATTTGGAACAATTAACGATTTTCCAGCCTATGGGAATCTATCAGGCTATAGTGTCAAAGGAAAGTGTGCATGCCCCGTATGTGAAGATCATACGAATTGGATACGGTTGGAACATTGTCAGAAGAATGTATTTCTTGGGCACCGTAGATTCTTAAATACCAAACATCATTATCGGAAATGGAAAAAAGCATTTAATGGTGAATCAGAAGAAGACAGAGCTCCGTCGCCTTTGACTGGCGATCAATTATACGAAAAAGTCAAGCTTTTGAGCAGTAAATTTGGAAAGCCTTTTTCAGGGGAACTTGTCACTGGTGGATggaaaaaaaagtcaattttctttGAATTGCCATATTGGAAGTCATTGTATGTACGACATTTCCTTGATGTGatgcatattgaaaaaaatgtttttgatagTGTCGTTGGTACATTACTCAATATACCAGGAAAGTCTAAGGATGGCATCAATGCAAGGTTAGACATGCAAAGTATGGGATTAAGGAATGAACTGAGGCCGGTTAAGAAGGATGGGAAGCGTACATTTCTACCTCCAGCAGCTCATACTTTGtcaagaaaagagaaaaagatctTTTGTAAGTTTCTTCACAATGTTAAAGTTCCAGAGGGTTACTCTTCAAACATTAAGAGCTTGGTATCTATGAAGGATCTCAAATTAAAGGGTTTAAAGTCTCACGATGGTCATGTTTTAATGGGGAATTTTCTTCCAATTGCTATACGTTCCATTTTGCCTGAAAATGTGCGATGGACCATAACTAAACTTTGTTTCTTCTTCAAAGCTATTTCTAGCAAAGTTATTGACCCTGAGAAGTTGCCGACACTACAAAATGAAATTGTTGTCACCTTATGTGAGCTTGAGATGTATTTCCCCCCTCTTTTTTTGACATAA